The window GTTTGATGTTTTGGATGATTTCCTCACAATAGTGAAGCAAACACTATAAAATAAACCTAAGTGGACACTGGAGATCATTCATCCCCAAGATGTTTATCTCAGTAGAAGACAGAAGGGATGTTTGATCCACTTAttctataaataaatgtatgtattattaaaaaaaaggcattaATGATACAAAGTGGAAATTTCACATTATACTTAATCAAAGCTAAATCAAgtatttacttaaaaaaatactttcaatataaaaagtaaaagaaaggaTTATCCAGGGTGACCTTTCTGATTGTGTTACATTCATAATGTTTTATCTGGTGAAGGTGAAACTACTTTAATCTGATTACTATGTATATATACTTATACTTCATGAGctcatacattttattaaaaaacgaTGCATAATCTGAAAGAATGAGTCACTCTCAAATAAAAGCGTGTGGTTCGTTTACAAGAAATGTTGTAAAGCCGTCACGTGATTTAACGACAGTAATTTTAGGTAAACAttgataaatgaaaatgtgcgGAGCTGCAGTTCCAATGGTGGACGTTCGGTGGCGATAACGCGCTGCTGTGATAAAGATTTGTCCTCGCAGGATACCGTACTTACAAGAGACTTACAGGAAAAAACATGGCCGCGGCCATAGCGAGGAGGGTGTCCGGTGTGTATCTACAATTTGACTTTCACACTTTATAACCTCGTTTGTCTTCTTTAGTAAAAGTGCAGCGTGTCACctgtgttttattgctctgaACCACAGGAGCGTGGGATGTAATTAATACAGATATTATCCGGGGGGGGTCTGAACAGTAGCTAACAGTAAGGTCAGAGATGTTTCCTCTCATGTTTCCCTGTTGTTCTCGTGTGTGTGACAGCGCTACTGAGGCCGCTCTCCGCCTCTCTTCGCCCCGGGACACCGCAGCTCCGTCAGCTCGCCAGCCTCATCCACCCTCCACCCCTCTACAGCTCCGCTGCTGCAGCCGCCCTCCGCGCTCCTCTGCCGGCTGCAGCCTGTCAGACACCCCGCTACCACATCCTCCAACGGTAAAGACCCGGAGCAGCACTACCGCACACAGCCACCATCACTGTCAGAGGGTTACAGTGTTATTAAGATCTTTAGAGTAAGATcaccactctgtgtgtgtcaactAAGAGCTGACAGCACTTTAATATATGTATAGACTGTATGCACAAggtaaagggatagttcacctaaaaatTCACccattgtctactcaccactgtcgatggaggggtgggtgaagtgtttgagtccacaaaatacttttggagtttcaggggcaaacagtgttgcagccaaatccaattcaaCTGAAGTAACTGGGAATatcttcttcaaacgtaaaaaaaacaaaacacaaaatgcctccatactgctcctgtggtgtcatccaagtgtcatttacaccatgtttttagcctaaatctCCTCTGATATCCTCTAGAGCCATGTTCACGTTCGACCACACACTGCACAAGCTCGCGCCTCtatgctctcgcccaaggggcaTGTGACGATACTCGCGATAGCTGCAGTAACTGCTGCGGgaatcaaatttgaatgtcggggcttactgacacttggatgacaccacaggatcAGTATGGAGCaaagtggtcgccatttacttcaattgtattggatttggctgcaaagctgtttaACCCTGAAATTCCAAAAGTGTtatgtggactcaaacacttcacccacccctccattggcataatgctgagtagataatgagtgaattttcatttttgggtgaactatccctataaatcataaaaattaTGTTAACAGAATGGCTAATGGTTACCTTACCTTGAAAATTGCTCTGGCCGAAGCTATTGCCTGTTATGTTCAAACTAGGGGGAAGTGAGATACAGGTACGAACAGACAGGAACATATACAGTAAGTTTAATACCATATGtggaaaacaacaggaagttgtaaagtttaagttttttttcGCCTCCACCCCAACTCACAGAGGTGCtgtgtgtcctgcaggaaaTATGTAAACGGCATTGTTAAGCCATTCAGATCCAGTGTGAAATAGTATTTCTGCTCTTTACTGTAGTTTTATTAAGGTGTATTACTTTAATAATCTTAGcagagatgtttttatttcaggcttAACTGAGCAGCAAAACTGGGAAACTTGCAGCTACTCACCGCAGCGAAAATGTGAATCAACAATCTCCAGCAGTATTAGTTTCtttacagtgaaaacacagatactttttttccttcttttccagTGTAATTGACCTACGTTCTATTTAGGCATTTGAGGTTGTTGGTTATTTTAAATAGCAGTTGTTGtgcttctctgtgttgttgcagGGTGTCGGCTCTTGTTCCCAGTCTGACTCTGCAGCCAAGCAGAAGTCTGATCTACTATAGTCTGAAGAAGGGCAAGACAAAAACGGTCAAATCTGTCACACAAAGATTCATGAGGCTGCACTGTGGACTCTGGATCAGACGCAAGGTGCGTTAGTTTTACTGATAACCACCATAATCGCTGATTTGTTAACTACAACGCAATGGCCCATGTGACAGcttgtttcttgttttaacAGGCTGGATACAAGAAGAAACTGTGGAAGAAGAAACCTGCCAGACGAAAGCGCCTGAGGGAGTTTGTCATctgcaacaaaacacagagcaaaCTTTTAGATAAAATGACAACTTCTTattggaagaggaggaactgGTATCTCGATGATCCATACCTGAAGTACCACGACCGGGTAAACCTCAAACCGTGATTTGATACGTGTAGAGGTGTCATGTTTTCTGTTCAAATACAATGTATTGAtgtaatatacataataaaGTCAAATATGGTGGATGATTTGTGCTTTTGGGTGTTCTTTCAGTACAAATAAGACACAGTCAACTTTTACTTGATATTTAATGACTGTAAATTgatttaaacagaaatattgaATCCAGTGGAACAATTGACAGCCATAAaccatgatgtcatcacatCACTGCTTTGAGTTTATATTTAACAATCAAGTTTAAATTGAAGTCGTTGGACATTCTGGCCTGCCAGAACAAAAATTCTTAGGATATCTTGATAAGTGGGGTTCTCTTcatcaaaaagtcaaagtggcAAATTCACCAGTAAATAAGACATATGTTATTCGAATGTATGCATAGCCAACTTAGTCATAACATTTCATGTTTCTTCTGTAAAGCAATGACAAAAGATTAATGTGTAATTGTTTACCAGCAATGCATCTGAAGAGGCCGACAGCTTCACACCAAATGAATCGTTGAAGAGATTCAATTTTCCTACAAATTAATAACAAACGTCATGCAATGATGTGTATCCGTCTATGCACAAATTTACAAATCTGGTAAGcaacatgatttttttctgttttactttgcACTCATTTTAATCAGCTCCAACACTAACACTTGATAATACTAAACAcaatctgtttttttctccatttctccattaaaagaacattttgtgtGCATAACAAGTGTATCTACAACAACAGTGTGAATGACGTGTAAACATAACGGTTGTACCTGAGAAGCTTTAGTTTCAAACTTCAATCCGCCTCGAATAATACCGACACGATGATGAAAATCAAAAATCTACTGCGTGAATCCACCGGCACAGTGACACGTCGTGTAAAACGCTGCCATGATTCAGGCTCAGTGAATAAAAGTACAGGATGAAAACATACGAAGAGTCACTATGCAACAGGAACTCAAATGTAAGTTTGTTaacctgcaaactaacaaaacaCAGTCTGGTGAGTTTCTAAAGAACAGCAGAAGCAGGTCGAAGGTTAAGATCGTCTGGTTTAGTGTTGCTCAGTGAAGAGAACATTACACAGTGATTTCAAACatggaaaaaataaaccatGTTAGTTTACAGTAAATATCGATTTGTTTCTTGTccgtttcagctgcagctgaaagtgaCGTGTTCACAATTGGCCTGAAACTGCCAAATAATTTGTGgcttttaaaaaccaaacagtagattgtcaaaaagaaaaaagaaagtctgCTCCACTGAGAAAAACTCTTGTGGTCgtgaccttttttctttttaaatgtgaaaccaATGTCATTACTTCCTATTTCTTTCACCACAGAAGAAATGAACTGGAACTTTGAAATTACTCATAATAATCTGCTACTAATTTACTATGATTATTGTGTAACTTTTGGCCATTTCATTGAGCATTTAGGGCAGTAATTTATATTCTAGACATAGTGCAAACATGATTTAATGAGAACGTATATGTGTTACAAATAGTCACAACATGTGTAGAGacttttgatatatttttaagtCTCTACTATCTTTTGATTTAAGGCTTTAATATAGAGGTAAATAACAGAATATTGTCCGCCACCGCTGTCTGACTCTTCAATAAGAACGTTTTATATTTGTTCGTTTGGCTGATTTCACAAAATCGTGATAAGATAATTCATCAGTGCAGAATTCAGCTGCTCTCAGATGTTTCTCCAGAACAGATACtgtcaataaaacaacaaccactcaggttgttgtttttttaaatccttggCTTTGAACACATTCTCGAGGAGTGACCGTGTCGTTCTCGAAACCAGCGGTAGGATTCAGTGACAGTACattctgctgaacaaacagTGGACTGATGACTGGGAAGACACTCATGCACTTGCCTGCCCTAACCTGATATATAAAAACCATTAAATCATAAAGATGAGgtacacacaaactgtacataAACACATGTTCAATAACccacaaactgaaaaaaaaagtgtctatCAGCATGGAGCCCATTCACTCATTTCTCTTAATTCAACCTCACCTGATTGATCACAGGCGAAATACTACAGATAGAGGGGTCGACATAGGTCACTTTGGTAATACCTTATTCCAAAGCAAGGCTGCTTCAGTCATGTAGCTTTTGGCcattcagtattttttatttttttttacttcttgcAGCGAAGGCAGCTGGAGTCGTCTTGAGGACATAAGAGCAGAATCAGATAACAGCCCAAACACAAGATGCGTGTTCATATATCTCAATTCACActgaagaggagacagatggtAGGAAATATTGCTAAAACAGGTGGAAGGAGAACCttttggggactattttcagctgtgaATTAATACACATGCAGGGTGGTGCATCTCAAAAATAGTACGGCACTCAGTAGAACAggttcctctgccaaggcccaacagacccctTAAATTCTGGCAACCAAATTTCAAACACTCATAGGTAtcaatatcagattttttttttcatcaagatcaattgAATCATTCTGTGAAAATCAGTGACAATGTCATAAAATctcagtgttaaagaaagtgaaaacatttcctggatccgccccaaaATGTAATCGATTCTTTCCTGAACCCACACTGCCTCCTCCTGCCAAGCTCGGTGGTAATCTGTTTTATAGTTTTGGTGTGATATTGCTAataaacaaacgcagacaaaaacacaatttccttGTTAATAAACTCCAAAGCCCATGTTCATCGCAGTGAAGGAACACGTCTGCCTGTTCAGCAACAGCAAATATCTATGGAGGGATGAGCTACTGAGGATCAGGCCTTAGCTACACAAACAATAAGTaatcacctccaccaaggaggttatgttttaccagtgtctgtttgttcacTTATTTCTGGATTATGCAGAAAACGACAAAACCAGTTTCTACCAGCCTtggaggaggggtggggcgTCAGggcaggatttgttttttcactttatgtaaatatttttctTGAGGAATAAATACTTTAGcttatcagaccacttcctaTTGTATATATCTATTGTGCCTATAGGGTCTAAGAACTAGATACTCGTGAGTAGGAGTGTttgaccttggcggaggtacgtggtctactgagtgccattgcAATAattgtaatgttgtttttgGTATTTTCATGTGGTTcgacagagagaaaaaatataaaatattgctggatttttccttttaatggCGCTGCTTCATTTAGTTCACCACACCAAACAAACGGACATTACTGGTAGAACTGTATGGATGAATATCAGTTAATTCAGGGGATTGATTCAGCAAAACCATTTCCATAAACATAACATTCCAAACAGAAGTTATTACCAGTGGTGAAATACACTGCAAAGGAATCCATGTCAATGTCTGCCATGTTGGAATGTTTCCCATGCCACATTTCCAAAAACGTGAGTCGTAACAATCAGACATCAGAGCAAGATCACACATTCATTTGCACTAAACTACAATTCCACTGAAGTTAATGCATGATTCAGCTTCATCAGTGCAGAAAACCCTATTAGCAGGCAGACTATATTTACACAAGTGCTGAACCATGATGATTTATTTAGCCACACAGCGATGAGGGAATCAGTGAGTAAATCACCACTCTCAAGGGGCAGTTAGAATCAGGCAGCAGCTGGGCAGCCACGGTGACGAGGCGAGATACCTCAGGAGCCTTCCTCTTAACCAGCCTGAGCTGCGGGGAGCTCAGCCCTGCCTGCGCCTCCTTCCCCACCTCCTCTGACTGCTCCGGAACTGGGGGAGTGGGAGGTG of the Hippoglossus stenolepis isolate QCI-W04-F060 chromosome 10, HSTE1.2, whole genome shotgun sequence genome contains:
- the mrpl35 gene encoding 39S ribosomal protein L35, mitochondrial; translated protein: MAAAIARRVSALLRPLSASLRPGTPQLRQLASLIHPPPLYSSAAAAALRAPLPAAACQTPRYHILQRVSALVPSLTLQPSRSLIYYSLKKGKTKTVKSVTQRFMRLHCGLWIRRKAGYKKKLWKKKPARRKRLREFVICNKTQSKLLDKMTTSYWKRRNWYLDDPYLKYHDRVNLKP